The following are from one region of the Quercus robur chromosome 1, dhQueRobu3.1, whole genome shotgun sequence genome:
- the LOC126727829 gene encoding protein NRT1/ PTR FAMILY 8.2-like, whose protein sequence is MGEDDDKYTKDGTVDHHGNPADKTKTGTWKACPFILGNECCERLAYYGMSTNLVLYFKNRLNQHSATASNNVSNWSGTCYITPLIGAFIADSYLGRYWTIAIFSIIYVFGMTLLTLSASVPGLKPTCSGKEDCHATVTQTAVCFLALYLIALGTGGIKPCVSSYGADQFDDSDENEKKHKSSFFNWFYFSINVGALIASSLLVWIQDNVGWGWGFGIPAVTMAIAVVSFFSGTRLYRNQKPGGSALTRMCQVVVASIRKYRVEVPADKSVVLYETADAESAIIGSRKLERTKDFKFFDKAAVEVPTDDIKVPANPWRLCTVTQVEELKAIIRLLPIWATGIVFATVYGQMGTLFVLQGNTMDIHVGPSNFEIPPASLSIFDTLSVLFWVPVYDRIIVPVARKFTGHKNGLTQLQRMGIGLIISIFAMVSAAILELERLKTVRKHNYYTLEHIPMSIFWQVPQYFLIGCAEVFTFIGQLEFFYEQAPDATRSLCSALSLTTVALGNYLSTLLVTIVTKVSTRHGKLGWIPDNLNYGRVDYFFWLLAVLSVLNLGVFLLIAKWYTYKKPLGTLR, encoded by the exons ATGGGAGAAGATGATGATAAGTACACGAAAGATGGGACTGTAGATCACCATGGAAATCCAGCTGATAAAACCAAAACTGGAACCTGGAAGGCCTGTCCCTTTATTCTTG GAAATGAATGTTGCGAAAGATTGGCATACTATGGGATGAGCACCAACCTGGTGCTTTACTTTAAGAATCGACTAAATCAGCACAGTGCTACTGCTTCTAACAATGTCTCGAATTGGAGTGGAACATGCTACATCACCCCATTGATCGGCGCATTCATTGCTGATTCCTACCTTGGAAGATATTGGACTATTGCCATTTTCTCCATCATCTATGTTTTC GGGATGACACTTTTGACACTGTCAGCATCAGTCCCTGGCCTAAAGCCAACGTGTTCTGGAAAAGAAGATTGCCATGCAACAGTTACACAAACTGCAGTGTGTTTTCTAGCACTTTACCTGATTGCACTTGGCACTGGTGGGATTAAACCTTGTGTCTCATCATATGGAGCTGATCAATTTGATGATTCCGATGAGAATGAGAAGAAACACAAATCGTCTTTCTTCAACTGGTTCTATTTTTCAATCAATGTTGGTGCTCTCATTGCTTCTTCCTTGTTGGTCTGGATACAAGACAATGTAGGTTGGGGATGGGGCTTTGGCATCCCAGCAGTGACCATGGCAATTGCTGTAGTGAGCTTCTTTTCAGGTACAAGGTTGTATAGGAACCAGAAACCTGGGGGTAGCGCTCTGACACGAATGTGTCAGGTGGTGGTAGCATCCATTAGAAAATACCGGGTTGAAGTACCTGCTGACAAGTCTGTTGTTTTGTATGAGACTGCTGATGCAGAATCTGCTATTATAGGAAGCCGCAAGCTTGAGCGCACAAAAGATTTCAA GTTCTTTGACAAGGCAGCCGTGGAGGTACCAACAGATGACATAAAGGTTCCAGCAAACCCATGGAGACTTTGCACAGTTACCCAAGTTGAGGAGCTGAAAGCCATTATACGGTTGCTTCCTATATGGGCCACGGGTATCGTCTTTGCCACTGTCTACGGTCAGATGGGCACCTTATTTGTGTTGCAAGGCAACACCATGGATATTCACGTTGGTCCCTCTAACTTCGAGATCCCACCAGCATCTCTTTCAATATTCGACACACTTAGTGTCCTTTTTTGGGTCCCAGTCTATGATCGAATCATTGTCCCAGTTGCTAGAAAATTCACTGGTCACAAAAATGGCCTAACTCAACTCCAGAGGATGGGCATTGGCCTCATCATATCCATCTTTGCCATGGTATCTGCAGCAATTTTGGAACTTGAAAGACTCAAGACTGTTAGAAAGCACAACTACTATACACTTGAGCACATTCCTATGTCCATCTTTTGGCAAGTTCCTCAGTATTTCCTCATAGGGTGTGCAGAAGTTTTCACATTCATTGGGCAGTTGGAGTTTTTTTATGAGCAAGCACCCGATGCCACAAGGAGCTTGTGCTCTGCTCTCTCACTAACCACTGTGGCACTAGGGAACTACTTGAGCACTCTACTTGTAACCATTGTTACCAAAGTGAGTACTAGGCATGGGAAGCTTGGATGGATACCGGACAATTTAAATTATGGTCGTGTCGATTACTTCTTTTGGCTCTTGGCCGTGCTGAGTGTGCTGAATTTGGGAGTTTTTCTCCTCATTGCAAAATGGTACACATATAAAAAGCCATTGGGGACTCTCCGTTGA